In the genome of Telluria mixta, the window AGCGGCTTGCCGTCCAGCTGGAAGCGGAACTTCGCTTTTTCGCCGGCGCGCAACTCGGTCGGATTCGTCAGCGCGACCAGTTCCAGGCCCGAGCCGGTGGGCTTCAGTGCGCCCGCCGTCGGCTTGTTCAGGGTGACGAACGTGTCCTGGCGTTGCACCATCGTCATGCTGCGCACTTCGGTGGCGCCGGCCGGGACTTCGTCCTTGACCGTCTGCTCGGTGGCGCGGAAACGCTTCGTCTCGCCGTTCAGTTTATAGGAGCCCATCACGCTCACGGCCGCCAGGGTGACGCGGTAGGTGCCGTCCTTCGGCAGCCGGATGTCGACGGTGGAGCGGTGCTTGCCGAGCGTCGCGGCCGGCGCCGGGACCGTGTTGCCGTCCGGGTCGGTGACCGTGAGGCCGTCCAGCTTCTGCGGC includes:
- a CDS encoding DUF4198 domain-containing protein; the encoded protein is MHIKQIAIALALAGIACAAQAHRPWMIPNTSLIESDRGEAWATIDAAISEGLFEDDFMPQKLDGLTVTDPDGNTVPAPAATLGKHRSTVDIRLPKDGTYRVTLAAVSVMGSYKLNGETKRFRATEQTVKDEVPAGATEVRSMTMVQRQDTFVTLNKPTAGALKPTGSGLELVALTNPTELRAGEKAKFRFQLDGKPLANFPFSLIPGGVKYRGTLNEVRLTTDANGDASFTLPAPNMYWLSAAYPANAPRGMDGPAKRYSYSATFEILPE